The following coding sequences are from one Eleginops maclovinus isolate JMC-PN-2008 ecotype Puerto Natales chromosome 13, JC_Emac_rtc_rv5, whole genome shotgun sequence window:
- the LOC134875264 gene encoding uncharacterized protein LOC134875264 isoform X3 — protein sequence MTLRPLGACFFCMWMRSRGQTKLGALHQEVFEERTSGSLRCPHSVGGNVTWSKERNGNKVDILTIDGDRDIRHNDPDKRYSSVVDKSLYIQRLTLSDSGRYFCNDAAVELTVIPSATKAPPTPTTLTSTPLLSSTSRQTSEIVTPESSTSPPTTTDTTTTQEERKGRKEGNKKHKNMSSKDKPQILRLVLGTVVFFLLLIIVITFVAWRWRFKRLGNEETHPVYDEIQDGVIIQNTAGFGIVKGPTPAYCMTDFTDDPNLNEPTYSTIPDLPPVERRTDTLLPKESPYSLISYAVNTGNCGGNF from the exons ATGACCCTCAGGCCTTTAGGTGCATGCTTCTTCTGTATGTGGATGAGGAGCCGTGGTCAGACCAAGCTAGGTG cTTTACACCAGGAAGTGTTTGAAGAACGGACCTCAGGCTCTCTGCGCTGTCCTCACTCTGTGGGGGGAAACGTGACGTGGAGCAAAGAGAGGAATGGAAACAAAGTGGACATATTAACAATTGATGGTGACAGAGATATAAGACACAATGACCCGGACAAACGATACAGTTCAGTGGTAGATAAGTCTCTGTACATTCAGAGATTAACCCTCTCAGACTCTGGGAGATATTTCTGTAATGATGCAGCTGTGGAGCTGACAGTGATCCCGTCAG CGACCAAGGCACCACCCACCCCAACCACACTGACGTCAACACCCCTGCTTTCAAGTACATCAAGACAAACATCAGAGATAGTAACACCTGAATCCTCAACATCCCCTCCGACTACTACAGATACGACTACAacacaggaagaaaggaaaggcaggaaagaaggaaataaaaagcacaagaaca TGTCTTCTAAAGACAAACCACAGATTCTTCGTTTGGTCTTAGGAACagttgtcttcttcctccttctcatCATCGTCATCACCTTCGTTGCTTGGAGATGGAGGTTTAAAAGATTAG gaaatgaagaaacacacCCTGTCTATGATGAGATACAAGATGGAGTCATCATTCAGAACACAGCTG GTTTTGGAATCGTGAAAGGACCAACACCTGCATACTGTATGACAGATTTTACAG ATGATCCAAACCTAAATGAGCCCACATACTCCACCATCCCTGACCTTCCACCGGTGGAAAGGAGGACAG ACACATTGCTGCCCAAGGAGTCCCCTTATTCCTTGATCAGCTACGCTGTTAATACTGGGaattgtggtggaaacttctga
- the LOC134875264 gene encoding uncharacterized protein LOC134875264 isoform X2 has protein sequence MRMNIGSLLALMLGCSAISALHQEVFEERTSGSLRCPHSVGGNVTWSKERNGNKVDILTIDGDRDIRHNDPDKRYSSVVDKSLYIQRLTLSDSGRYFCNDAAVELTVIPSATKAPPTPTTLTSTPLLSSTSRQTSEIVTPESSTSPPTTTDTTTTQEERKGRKEGNKKHKNKGNKKPKRTTTTTTTKTSTTTTVSSKDKPQILRLVLGTVVFFLLLIIVITFVAWRWRFKRLGNEETHPVYDEIQDGVIIQNTAGFGIVKGPTPAYCMTDFTDDPNLNEPTYSTIPDLPPVERRTDTLLPKESPYSLISYAVNTGNCGGNF, from the exons ATGAGGATGAATATCGGCAGCCTTCTAGCCTTAATGCTGGGCTGTTCAGCCATTTCAG cTTTACACCAGGAAGTGTTTGAAGAACGGACCTCAGGCTCTCTGCGCTGTCCTCACTCTGTGGGGGGAAACGTGACGTGGAGCAAAGAGAGGAATGGAAACAAAGTGGACATATTAACAATTGATGGTGACAGAGATATAAGACACAATGACCCGGACAAACGATACAGTTCAGTGGTAGATAAGTCTCTGTACATTCAGAGATTAACCCTCTCAGACTCTGGGAGATATTTCTGTAATGATGCAGCTGTGGAGCTGACAGTGATCCCGTCAG CGACCAAGGCACCACCCACCCCAACCACACTGACGTCAACACCCCTGCTTTCAAGTACATCAAGACAAACATCAGAGATAGTAACACCTGAATCCTCAACATCCCCTCCGACTACTACAGATACGACTACAacacaggaagaaaggaaaggcaggaaagaaggaaataaaaagcacaagaaca AAGGTAACAAGAAaccaaaaagaacaacaacaacaacaacaacaaaaacatcaacaacaacaacag TGTCTTCTAAAGACAAACCACAGATTCTTCGTTTGGTCTTAGGAACagttgtcttcttcctccttctcatCATCGTCATCACCTTCGTTGCTTGGAGATGGAGGTTTAAAAGATTAG gaaatgaagaaacacacCCTGTCTATGATGAGATACAAGATGGAGTCATCATTCAGAACACAGCTG GTTTTGGAATCGTGAAAGGACCAACACCTGCATACTGTATGACAGATTTTACAG ATGATCCAAACCTAAATGAGCCCACATACTCCACCATCCCTGACCTTCCACCGGTGGAAAGGAGGACAG ACACATTGCTGCCCAAGGAGTCCCCTTATTCCTTGATCAGCTACGCTGTTAATACTGGGaattgtggtggaaacttctga
- the LOC134875264 gene encoding uncharacterized protein LOC134875264 isoform X1 — protein sequence MTLRPLGACFFCMWMRSRGQTKLGALHQEVFEERTSGSLRCPHSVGGNVTWSKERNGNKVDILTIDGDRDIRHNDPDKRYSSVVDKSLYIQRLTLSDSGRYFCNDAAVELTVIPSATKAPPTPTTLTSTPLLSSTSRQTSEIVTPESSTSPPTTTDTTTTQEERKGRKEGNKKHKNKGNKKPKRTTTTTTTKTSTTTTVSSKDKPQILRLVLGTVVFFLLLIIVITFVAWRWRFKRLGNEETHPVYDEIQDGVIIQNTAGFGIVKGPTPAYCMTDFTDDPNLNEPTYSTIPDLPPVERRTDTLLPKESPYSLISYAVNTGNCGGNF from the exons ATGACCCTCAGGCCTTTAGGTGCATGCTTCTTCTGTATGTGGATGAGGAGCCGTGGTCAGACCAAGCTAGGTG cTTTACACCAGGAAGTGTTTGAAGAACGGACCTCAGGCTCTCTGCGCTGTCCTCACTCTGTGGGGGGAAACGTGACGTGGAGCAAAGAGAGGAATGGAAACAAAGTGGACATATTAACAATTGATGGTGACAGAGATATAAGACACAATGACCCGGACAAACGATACAGTTCAGTGGTAGATAAGTCTCTGTACATTCAGAGATTAACCCTCTCAGACTCTGGGAGATATTTCTGTAATGATGCAGCTGTGGAGCTGACAGTGATCCCGTCAG CGACCAAGGCACCACCCACCCCAACCACACTGACGTCAACACCCCTGCTTTCAAGTACATCAAGACAAACATCAGAGATAGTAACACCTGAATCCTCAACATCCCCTCCGACTACTACAGATACGACTACAacacaggaagaaaggaaaggcaggaaagaaggaaataaaaagcacaagaaca AAGGTAACAAGAAaccaaaaagaacaacaacaacaacaacaacaaaaacatcaacaacaacaacag TGTCTTCTAAAGACAAACCACAGATTCTTCGTTTGGTCTTAGGAACagttgtcttcttcctccttctcatCATCGTCATCACCTTCGTTGCTTGGAGATGGAGGTTTAAAAGATTAG gaaatgaagaaacacacCCTGTCTATGATGAGATACAAGATGGAGTCATCATTCAGAACACAGCTG GTTTTGGAATCGTGAAAGGACCAACACCTGCATACTGTATGACAGATTTTACAG ATGATCCAAACCTAAATGAGCCCACATACTCCACCATCCCTGACCTTCCACCGGTGGAAAGGAGGACAG ACACATTGCTGCCCAAGGAGTCCCCTTATTCCTTGATCAGCTACGCTGTTAATACTGGGaattgtggtggaaacttctga